In Cyanobacteria bacterium QS_8_64_29, a single genomic region encodes these proteins:
- a CDS encoding tRNA (N6-isopentenyl adenosine(37)-C2)-methylthiotransferase MiaB gives MTMAPRRYHITTFGCQMNKADSERMAGILDDWGWVWTDDPNAAEVVLYNTCTIRDNAEHKVYSYLGQQAKRKHQTPGLTLVVAGCVAQQEGERLLRRVPELDLVLGPQHANRLGELLEQVWDGNQIVATEQARIAEDISKPRRNSSVSAWVNVIYGCNERCAYCVVPNVRGREQSRWPEAIREEMAELGRQGYREVTLLGQNIDAYGRDLPGTTASGRNRYNFTDLLYHVHDVPGIERIRFATSHPRYFNERLIAACAELPKVCEHFHIPFQSGDNEVLKAMARGHTHQKYRRIIATIRRYMPDAAISADAIVGFPGETEAQFQNTLRLVEDIGFDQLNTAAYSPRPATPAADWSGQVDEATKSDRLQRLNRLVADKAAERTQRYWGRLEHVLVEGRNPKDASQVMGRTRSNRLAFFPGYAEALRGRIVPIRITEARAFSLTGEPVEAAVAAR, from the coding sequence ATGACGATGGCACCGCGCCGCTACCACATCACCACCTTCGGCTGCCAGATGAACAAGGCCGACTCCGAGCGCATGGCCGGCATTCTGGATGACTGGGGCTGGGTGTGGACCGACGATCCCAACGCCGCCGAGGTTGTGCTCTACAACACGTGCACCATCCGCGATAACGCCGAGCACAAGGTTTATTCCTACCTGGGGCAGCAGGCCAAGCGCAAGCACCAGACGCCGGGCTTAACGCTGGTAGTCGCCGGCTGCGTTGCCCAGCAGGAAGGCGAGCGCCTGCTGCGCCGCGTGCCGGAACTGGATTTGGTACTGGGGCCGCAGCATGCCAATCGCTTGGGCGAGCTGCTGGAGCAGGTTTGGGACGGCAACCAAATTGTGGCCACCGAGCAAGCCCGCATTGCCGAGGACATTAGCAAGCCGCGGCGCAACAGTTCGGTCTCGGCCTGGGTGAATGTCATCTACGGCTGTAACGAGCGCTGCGCCTACTGCGTCGTGCCCAACGTCCGCGGCCGCGAGCAATCCCGCTGGCCGGAAGCCATCCGCGAGGAAATGGCCGAGTTGGGCCGCCAGGGCTACCGCGAAGTCACCCTGCTGGGGCAAAACATTGATGCCTACGGGCGGGATCTGCCCGGGACCACCGCATCGGGCCGCAACCGCTACAATTTTACCGACTTGCTCTACCACGTGCACGATGTCCCCGGCATCGAGCGCATCCGCTTTGCCACCAGCCACCCGCGTTATTTTAACGAACGCCTGATCGCCGCCTGCGCCGAGCTGCCCAAGGTCTGCGAGCACTTTCATATCCCGTTCCAATCGGGCGACAACGAGGTGCTCAAGGCCATGGCGCGCGGGCACACCCACCAAAAGTACCGCCGCATCATTGCGACCATCCGCCGCTACATGCCCGATGCCGCCATCAGCGCGGACGCGATCGTGGGCTTCCCCGGTGAGACGGAGGCGCAGTTTCAAAACACGCTGCGCCTGGTGGAAGATATCGGCTTCGACCAGCTCAATACAGCCGCGTACTCGCCGCGTCCCGCCACGCCAGCCGCCGACTGGAGCGGGCAGGTGGACGAGGCCACCAAAAGCGATCGCCTGCAGCGCCTCAACCGGCTCGTGGCCGACAAAGCCGCCGAGCGCACGCAACGCTATTGGGGCCGCCTGGAGCACGTTCTGGTGGAAGGGCGCAATCCCAAGGACGCCAGTCAGGTCATGGGGCGCACGCGCAGCAACCGCTTGGCCTTTTTCCCCGGCTATGCGGAAGCGCTGCGCGGGCGCATCGTGCCCATTCGCATCACCGAGGCGCGCGCCTTCAGCCTCACCGGCGAACCGGTGGAAGCGGCGGTCGCTGCCCGCTAG